One Flavobacteriales bacterium DNA window includes the following coding sequences:
- a CDS encoding ATP-dependent Clp protease proteolytic subunit, with product MSDFKSLQDRIDARILGERKVFLWGQVDDRSAKHVIDRLMYLDIEDPGKEIQFVINSPGGYVTSGMAIHDTMMQISSPVSTICAGMAASMGSILLSVGEKGRRFVMPHGRVMIHQPSGGAQGQASDIEIQMHEILKTRDISAEILANNCGQSVERILKDFNRDYWMNAEESVEYGIVDGITEKI from the coding sequence ATGAGTGATTTCAAAAGCTTACAAGACCGCATTGATGCCCGCATCTTGGGCGAACGCAAAGTGTTTCTTTGGGGACAAGTCGACGACCGCAGTGCCAAGCACGTGATCGATCGACTTATGTACCTCGATATCGAAGATCCGGGAAAAGAGATCCAGTTCGTGATCAACAGTCCGGGCGGGTATGTCACTTCCGGCATGGCCATTCACGATACCATGATGCAGATCAGCAGCCCCGTAAGTACAATTTGTGCTGGTATGGCCGCGTCCATGGGGTCGATCTTGTTATCGGTCGGAGAAAAAGGCCGCAGGTTCGTAATGCCGCATGGTCGCGTGATGATCCACCAGCCCAGTGGTGGTGCTCAAGGGCAAGCATCGGACATTGAGATACAAATGCACGAGATTTTGAAAACCCGAGATATCAGTGCGGAGATTCTGGCCAATAACTGTGGTCAAAGTGTTGAGCGTATCCTCAAGGACTTCAATCGCGATTACTGGATGAACGCCGAGGAATCGGTCGAGTACGGAATCGTAGACGGAATTACCGAGAAGATCTAA
- a CDS encoding thymidylate synthase — translation MQQYHDLIRRVLHEGVKKEDRTGTGTLSVFGHQMRFDLSEGFPLVTTKKLHLHSIIHELLWFLKGDSNIAYLKENGVRIWDEWADENGDLGPVYGVQWRSWPAPDGNSIDQISQLIHSIKTNPDSRRLIVSAWNVSEIPNMALPPCHTFFQFYVADGKLSCQLYQRSADIFLGVPFNIASYALLTMMMAQVCDLGPGDFVHTFGDAHIYSNHMEQVQLQISREPRALPTMKIKPNVKDIFDFKYGDFELVNYDPWPHIKGVVAV, via the coding sequence ATGCAGCAGTACCACGACCTCATCAGACGCGTGCTCCACGAAGGCGTTAAAAAAGAAGACCGCACCGGTACCGGAACCTTATCGGTGTTTGGCCATCAGATGCGTTTCGATCTTTCGGAGGGTTTTCCTTTGGTGACGACTAAAAAACTGCATTTGCACAGTATCATCCACGAGCTGCTTTGGTTCCTCAAAGGCGACAGCAACATCGCCTACCTCAAAGAAAATGGCGTGCGTATTTGGGACGAATGGGCCGATGAAAATGGTGACCTGGGCCCCGTTTACGGTGTGCAATGGCGCTCTTGGCCCGCTCCCGATGGCAATAGCATCGATCAAATAAGCCAGCTGATCCACAGCATCAAAACGAATCCGGATAGTCGCAGACTCATTGTTTCGGCGTGGAACGTGAGCGAGATTCCGAACATGGCGCTTCCGCCCTGTCACACGTTTTTTCAGTTTTACGTGGCCGATGGCAAATTGAGCTGTCAACTGTACCAGCGTTCGGCCGATATCTTTTTGGGCGTGCCCTTCAATATTGCCTCCTACGCCCTGCTCACCATGATGATGGCCCAAGTGTGCGACCTCGGGCCGGGCGATTTTGTGCACACTTTTGGCGATGCACACATTTACAGCAACCACATGGAACAGGTACAGCTGCAAATTAGCCGTGAGCCACGCGCATTGCCGACCATGAAGATCAAGCCGAACGTAAAAGACATCTTCGACTTCAAATACGGGGACTTCGAACTTGTGAATTACGATCCGTGGCCGCACATCAAGGGTGTGGTAGCGGTTTAA
- a CDS encoding type II toxin-antitoxin system RelE/ParE family toxin — MRLRISREAAEDLEFIWTYSREKWSVEQANRYYHFIFEEIDLICRNPLAGLDYSHIRLGYRKVSVKSQSIFYRIVAADNSLEIIRILHQKMDVDLNL; from the coding sequence ATGAGGCTGCGAATAAGCCGAGAAGCAGCCGAGGATCTCGAATTCATTTGGACTTATTCACGTGAAAAATGGTCTGTTGAGCAGGCAAACCGATATTACCACTTCATTTTTGAAGAAATAGACCTCATATGCCGAAATCCTTTAGCCGGTTTAGATTATTCGCATATAAGGCTAGGATATCGAAAAGTATCGGTAAAATCTCAATCCATTTTTTACAGAATAGTCGCGGCAGATAATTCTTTAGAGATTATCAGGATACTTCATCAGAAAATGGATGTCGACCTAAATCTCTAA
- the tig gene encoding trigger factor, whose translation MDIKKVAIDDLNAQLRIKIEANDYQPKVEEVLANYRRTASVPGFRKGKVPMGMVKKMYGKGVLVEEVNKLMQQQVYTFLIEENLEILGNPIPTEDNDNIDWTEGNDFEFSFEVGLSPEFEVSITKKNKLPFYKIKADDATIDRYTEDLAKRYGSMTNIDKSEEGATLYGKFTPAGEGDHSNEATVMISAVKDDKIKKQFIGIGPDDVVEFDVLKAFDDNKTEVSSMLNLPKEEITEENKVWNFTVIRVNRLEPAELNQELFDKIFGEGNVNGIEEFRAKVGEDIEKMYEQESDRRFLNDATEYILDKVKFDLPDEFLKCWLMTVSEKPLTMEQVEAEYAQYRLSTKWQLIENRIANDNDMQIGREEVLGFAENAVRSQMLQYGIPERDEEMVKNTAQRVLENEEESKRISDEIFSRKLLAFFKENFKLDEKEVSYDEFVEQATK comes from the coding sequence ATGGATATCAAGAAAGTGGCGATCGACGATTTGAACGCCCAATTGCGCATCAAGATCGAAGCAAACGATTATCAACCCAAGGTAGAAGAAGTATTGGCGAACTACCGCCGTACGGCCAGCGTTCCGGGTTTCCGGAAGGGTAAAGTGCCCATGGGCATGGTGAAAAAGATGTATGGCAAAGGCGTACTCGTCGAAGAGGTGAACAAGCTGATGCAACAACAGGTGTACACTTTCTTGATCGAAGAAAACCTTGAGATCCTCGGAAATCCGATTCCGACCGAAGACAACGACAACATCGACTGGACCGAAGGCAACGACTTCGAGTTTTCTTTTGAAGTAGGTCTATCTCCTGAATTTGAAGTGAGCATCACCAAAAAGAACAAGCTTCCTTTCTATAAGATCAAAGCTGACGATGCTACTATCGATCGTTACACTGAGGATCTCGCCAAGCGTTACGGTTCAATGACCAACATCGACAAGAGCGAAGAAGGCGCCACGCTGTACGGTAAATTTACTCCGGCCGGAGAAGGTGACCACAGCAACGAGGCTACCGTGATGATCAGCGCCGTCAAGGACGATAAGATCAAAAAACAATTCATCGGTATCGGTCCTGACGATGTAGTGGAGTTCGATGTGCTTAAGGCATTCGACGATAATAAGACCGAGGTGAGCTCCATGCTCAACTTGCCCAAAGAGGAGATCACCGAAGAGAACAAAGTGTGGAACTTTACGGTGATTCGCGTAAATCGCTTGGAGCCGGCCGAACTTAACCAAGAACTCTTCGACAAGATCTTCGGAGAGGGTAATGTAAACGGTATCGAGGAATTCCGCGCTAAAGTCGGCGAAGACATCGAAAAGATGTACGAGCAGGAAAGTGACCGTCGCTTCCTCAACGACGCGACCGAGTATATCCTCGACAAAGTTAAGTTTGATTTACCAGATGAATTCCTCAAGTGCTGGCTCATGACCGTAAGCGAAAAACCGCTGACCATGGAGCAAGTGGAGGCCGAGTATGCTCAGTACCGGCTTTCGACCAAGTGGCAGCTCATCGAGAACCGCATCGCCAATGATAACGACATGCAGATCGGCCGCGAAGAAGTGCTCGGTTTTGCCGAGAACGCCGTTCGCTCGCAAATGCTGCAGTACGGAATTCCTGAACGCGATGAAGAAATGGTGAAGAACACCGCTCAGCGTGTGCTCGAAAACGAAGAGGAGAGCAAGCGCATCAGCGATGAGATTTTCTCGCGTAAATTGCTCGCATTCTTCAAGGAGAACTTCAAACTCGATGAAAAAGAAGTTAGCTACGACGAGTTCGTAGAACAAGCAACAAAATGA
- the clpX gene encoding ATP-dependent Clp protease ATP-binding subunit ClpX translates to MKEELSCSFCGRKKSETKILIAGIDAHICDQCIEQAHGILVEELSDNELEAVAQEMALRKPQEIKNFLDEYVIGQDDAKKVLSVAVYNHYKRLLAYGQKGDSADEVDVQKSNIIMIGQTGTGKTLLAQTIAHMLNVPFAIVDATILTEAGYVGEDVESIISRLLQAADYDARKAERGILFIDEIDKIARKSDNPSITRDVSGEGVQQAMLKLLEGSKVNVPPQGGRKHPDQKFVEIDTSNILFVAGGAFDGIDRHIKRRLNTAAIGYGNASKERVDDDNVLQFIAPQDLKSFGLIPELIGRMPVLTHLNPLDAEALKRILIEPKNALMKQYQKLFAMDDIDFTYDDSAIDFIVENAVEFKLGARGLRSICEALLMDAMFEMPSGEGEQELKLTRDYAEKKISASSLRKLKAAS, encoded by the coding sequence ATGAAAGAAGAACTGAGTTGCTCCTTTTGTGGGCGCAAAAAAAGTGAAACCAAGATCCTCATCGCAGGTATCGATGCACACATTTGTGATCAGTGCATCGAACAGGCACACGGTATCCTGGTCGAAGAACTGAGCGACAACGAACTCGAAGCCGTTGCTCAGGAAATGGCCTTGCGCAAACCTCAGGAGATCAAAAACTTTCTGGACGAATACGTGATCGGTCAAGACGACGCCAAAAAGGTGCTGTCTGTGGCCGTGTACAATCATTACAAAAGGCTTTTGGCCTACGGCCAGAAAGGGGACTCTGCCGATGAGGTCGACGTTCAGAAGTCGAACATCATCATGATTGGTCAAACGGGAACCGGAAAAACCTTGCTGGCACAGACCATCGCGCACATGCTCAACGTGCCTTTTGCCATCGTTGACGCGACCATACTTACGGAAGCAGGCTACGTAGGCGAAGATGTGGAAAGTATTATTTCGCGCTTGTTACAAGCGGCCGACTACGATGCGCGCAAAGCGGAGCGCGGAATTCTTTTCATTGACGAGATCGATAAGATCGCTCGCAAAAGCGACAACCCTTCGATCACGCGCGATGTAAGTGGAGAAGGAGTTCAGCAAGCCATGTTGAAGCTACTCGAAGGCTCCAAGGTGAACGTACCGCCGCAAGGTGGACGCAAGCACCCCGATCAAAAATTCGTGGAGATCGATACCAGCAACATTCTCTTTGTAGCGGGTGGGGCTTTCGATGGAATCGACCGACACATCAAGCGCCGTCTCAACACCGCAGCGATCGGTTATGGAAACGCTTCGAAAGAGCGGGTAGACGACGACAATGTGTTACAGTTTATTGCACCGCAAGACCTCAAGAGCTTCGGACTCATTCCCGAGCTCATTGGCCGTATGCCCGTGCTCACGCACTTGAATCCGCTCGACGCCGAAGCGCTGAAACGCATTTTGATCGAGCCTAAGAATGCGCTCATGAAACAGTATCAGAAGCTGTTCGCCATGGACGACATCGATTTCACCTACGACGATTCGGCCATCGACTTTATCGTCGAAAATGCAGTCGAGTTCAAGCTAGGTGCCCGAGGGCTTCGCAGCATTTGCGAGGCATTGCTCATGGATGCCATGTTCGAAATGCCCAGCGGAGAAGGAGAGCAGGAGCTCAAATTGACCCGCGATTACGCCGAAAAGAAAATCAGTGCCAGCAGCTTGAGAAAGCTCAAGGCTGCATCATAA
- a CDS encoding VIT1/CCC1 transporter family protein, translated as MEKYHQPGNSFIRRFQDYLGEFVYGGIDGSVTTFAVVAGSVGAGLDTAVIIILGFANLIADGFAMSVGAFLSTKSEIQNYEKHKRIEYWEVDNLPEKEREEVHEIYRDKGFEGELLEQVVDVICADRDRWVDVMMKEELEMQEETKSPFAMGAVTFVSFIIVGFIPLLVYMYDYTSGGWDTNLFLWSCVLTGGAFIMIGYLKARVTENDVIRSIVETLFLGAAAATLSYVVGNYLEQLF; from the coding sequence ATGGAAAAGTACCATCAGCCCGGTAATTCGTTCATTCGCCGCTTTCAAGATTACTTGGGCGAATTCGTTTACGGCGGTATCGATGGTAGCGTCACGACCTTTGCCGTAGTAGCGGGATCGGTCGGGGCCGGGCTCGACACCGCGGTGATCATCATTCTGGGGTTCGCGAATTTGATCGCGGACGGATTCGCCATGTCGGTAGGCGCATTCCTCAGCACTAAGTCCGAAATCCAGAACTACGAAAAACACAAGCGCATCGAGTATTGGGAAGTGGACAATTTACCCGAAAAAGAGCGCGAAGAGGTCCATGAGATCTACCGGGATAAAGGCTTTGAAGGCGAATTGTTAGAGCAGGTCGTCGATGTGATCTGTGCCGATCGCGACCGGTGGGTCGATGTCATGATGAAAGAGGAGCTCGAAATGCAAGAAGAGACTAAATCGCCCTTCGCGATGGGGGCGGTCACCTTCGTCAGCTTCATCATCGTGGGCTTTATTCCACTCCTGGTTTACATGTACGACTACACCTCGGGGGGTTGGGATACCAATCTTTTCCTTTGGTCGTGCGTACTCACCGGAGGCGCATTCATCATGATCGGCTACCTCAAAGCCCGCGTAACCGAAAACGACGTCATTCGAAGCATTGTCGAAACACTGTTCCTCGGTGCCGCGGCGGCAACCCTCTCATACGTGGTCGGAAACTACCTCGAACAGTTGTTTTGA
- the clpP gene encoding ATP-dependent Clp endopeptidase proteolytic subunit ClpP encodes MFDNDEFREYATQHMGINSLAYDEYVSAATRQMPRGLTPNIIEERQMNAVSMDIFSRLMMDRIIFLGVPINDQVSNIVQGQLLFLQSVDPKKDIQIYLNTPGGGVYAGLGIYDTMQLVEPDVATICTGMAASMGSVLLCAGAPGKRSALTHSRVMIHQPLGGAQGQASDIEITAKQILMLKQELYEIIAKHSGRDYEKVYQDGDRDFWMKSQEAKEYGMIDEVLTKKE; translated from the coding sequence ATGTTTGATAACGACGAGTTTCGCGAGTACGCGACACAACATATGGGTATCAATAGCCTAGCGTACGACGAGTACGTCAGCGCTGCCACTCGCCAAATGCCCCGTGGGCTAACCCCCAACATCATCGAAGAGCGCCAAATGAACGCGGTGTCTATGGACATCTTCTCGCGCCTCATGATGGACCGTATTATTTTTCTCGGAGTTCCGATCAACGACCAAGTTTCGAATATCGTTCAAGGTCAGTTGCTCTTTCTCCAGAGCGTGGATCCGAAAAAGGACATACAAATTTATCTGAATACGCCCGGTGGTGGCGTGTATGCCGGACTCGGTATCTACGACACCATGCAATTGGTGGAGCCCGATGTGGCGACCATCTGTACCGGAATGGCCGCTTCAATGGGTTCTGTGCTGCTTTGCGCCGGAGCTCCGGGTAAACGCTCGGCACTTACCCATAGCCGCGTCATGATTCACCAGCCTTTGGGCGGTGCTCAAGGACAGGCCTCGGACATCGAGATCACGGCCAAGCAGATCCTAATGCTCAAGCAAGAGTTGTACGAGATCATCGCCAAGCACAGCGGGCGGGATTACGAAAAGGTATACCAAGATGGTGATCGCGATTTCTGGATGAAATCACAAGAGGCCAAAGAATACGGCATGATCGACGAGGTATTGACCAAGAAAGAATGA
- a CDS encoding dihydrofolate reductase produces the protein MLSMIVAASENNAIGKYNELLWHLPKDLKYFKEVTSGHCIIMGRKTFDSIGKPLPKRRNIVITRREEFEVEGVEVANDIEAAIDMVGEDQEPFIVGGGTIYEQALHYVNRVYLTRVHAHVNGDTFFPELDLNEWQRVLHESHKKDAKHAYDFSFEVWDRKKD, from the coding sequence ATCCTCTCCATGATCGTCGCCGCTTCCGAGAACAACGCCATCGGCAAATACAACGAACTGCTTTGGCACCTGCCTAAAGACCTCAAGTATTTTAAGGAAGTCACCTCAGGGCATTGCATCATCATGGGCCGGAAGACCTTCGACAGTATTGGAAAACCACTGCCAAAGCGCCGGAACATCGTGATCACGCGGCGCGAAGAGTTCGAAGTAGAGGGCGTTGAAGTCGCCAATGATATCGAAGCGGCAATCGACATGGTAGGCGAAGATCAAGAGCCCTTTATCGTCGGTGGAGGCACCATTTACGAGCAAGCGCTCCACTACGTGAATCGAGTGTACTTAACGCGGGTTCACGCTCACGTGAATGGCGATACCTTTTTCCCGGAGCTCGACCTCAATGAATGGCAACGCGTGCTCCACGAATCCCACAAAAAGGATGCAAAGCACGCGTATGATTTCAGTTTTGAAGTGTGGGATCGAAAAAAGGATTAG
- a CDS encoding type II toxin-antitoxin system ParD family antitoxin, translated as MSKNTSILLGDYFQSVIDHQIKSGKYSSASEVIRAALRLFEHEEAKKSALIKALEKGEYSGFLDDFDRNTFLEQLNQRHEGINK; from the coding sequence ATGAGCAAAAACACCTCAATATTACTCGGAGACTACTTTCAATCGGTAATCGATCATCAAATCAAGTCCGGAAAGTATTCATCGGCCAGCGAAGTCATTCGAGCGGCACTGCGCTTGTTCGAACACGAGGAAGCTAAGAAATCGGCACTGATCAAGGCTTTGGAGAAGGGTGAGTATTCGGGATTTCTCGACGACTTTGATCGAAACACTTTTCTTGAGCAATTGAATCAACGCCACGAGGGCATTAATAAATGA